In one Sphingobacterium daejeonense genomic region, the following are encoded:
- a CDS encoding Ig-like domain-containing protein: MQTCKDQLEDQKDSTPPELLGVTPPNLSKNFKEKVIEMTFDEFIKTVNPGKEFNISPDVETQPIYKVRKKRFIIELPDSLEENTTYTINFGKGLVDFNEGNPFINYNYVFATGDELDSLSISGRVLNGYTKDFNLEKDKEVIAILIPTSRDSIFGKKESFLLHNCRLIRKF, encoded by the coding sequence GTGCAAACATGCAAAGACCAACTGGAGGACCAAAAAGATTCTACACCACCAGAATTATTAGGAGTCACACCCCCTAACCTATCCAAAAATTTTAAGGAGAAAGTTATCGAAATGACTTTTGATGAATTTATAAAAACGGTGAACCCAGGAAAGGAATTCAATATCTCTCCGGATGTAGAAACTCAACCAATCTATAAAGTCAGGAAAAAAAGATTCATCATCGAATTGCCAGATTCATTGGAAGAAAATACAACCTATACTATAAATTTTGGTAAAGGCCTAGTCGACTTCAATGAAGGAAATCCATTTATCAATTACAACTATGTATTTGCCACTGGTGATGAATTAGATTCTTTGAGCATTTCAGGAAGAGTGCTGAATGGATATACCAAAGACTTTAATCTTGAAAAAGACAAAGAAGTCATTGCTATTCTTATTCCTACTTCTCGCGATTCTATCTTTGGTAAAAAAGAAAGCTTCTTATTACACAACTGT